Genomic segment of Triticum aestivum cultivar Chinese Spring chromosome 6A, IWGSC CS RefSeq v2.1, whole genome shotgun sequence:
attaagtgaagaaggggggcgatggcggtggcagtggcgaaagggcggtggcaaaaggagggggcgaggaaggggtgggagagggtgtcgcggtagagcgcgagacggggcggcagacgacggcgtcacggagagggaggcgaggacaacacacatgtataaccctcgccgccccctctcgatcccaaaaaaaaacaccgcgcgcatcgccgcccccctcgccgccccctctccgtatatgcgCGGGGTCGTGTACATTTTTTAAAGCGGGATCGTTGTACATTGACGCGCGGGGTCGTTGTATATATTGATTATCAAGTTTTACTTTTttgttgttaattatcaagttttatatacgtttttttgttaattatcaaattttacggttttttttgttaattatcaagttttaagttattttaccgtttttgttaaactaattaactagttaaaattaaaaagaacaaaaaaaagaaaaaaaagaaaaaattccggtggcccgtggcgcccctctctctctccacgatctcgctctcTGTCTGAGACCGGTGGCCCGTGCGCGCGCGGCAGtaccgaggccggccggcggcgttgagggcgggcgagcgaggcggcgcgcgcgcggtgggcgagggaggccggtgaCAGCCGGCGGCGCCGTAcgtgtgggcgagagggggcggcgcgcGTGGGCCGGGCCGGGGCGCGGTGTGCAAACatacggcgggcgacggcgggcggcatcgagggcgagggcgatggcgggcggcgtcgagggcaacggcgggcggcgtcgagggcgagggcgacggcgggcggcgtcgagggcgagggcgacggcggcaggccttcggcgcggtgTTGAATCGGAAAAGACGAGAAAGGGTTCtggcccttgtatttatagccccccctttagtcgcggttggggaggcgacccgcgactaaagggtaacctttagtcgcggttggggaggcgactcgcgactaaagggtaacctttagtcgcggttggctagaccaaccgcgactaaagggttttttggcgggtttttgcgttcccgcgcgcaacgacctttagtcgcggttggccaggccgcgactaaaggtatttttaaaatactttttctttttcaaaatcttaaaaatacaaataatatatcaaaaaattcagaaaaataaaactaattcaattcaatatgttaaaaacacaaatattatatcaaaaaattcagaaaaataaaactaattcaattcaaaattctaaaaatacaaataatatatcaaaaaattaagaaaaataaaactaattcaattcaaaatgttaaaaatacaaataatatatcaaaaaattcagaaaaataaaactaattcaattcaatatgttaaaaacacaaatattatatcaaaaaattcagaaaaataaaactaattcaattcaaaattctaaaaatacaaataatatatcaaaaaattaagaaaaataaaactaattcaattcaaaatgttaaaaatacaaataatatatcaaaaaatttagaaaaataaaactaattcaattcaaaattttatacgcctaggcaggagtacgacagcgatgacagcagcgacgacgacggcggcaacttAGAAGGCGACGACTACCAGTACAACGGCGGTAACCGCGATCatatgcatgaaaggttcaagttgctaaccgcgatcgaggaggaaaaaataaatgaggaacctcaagtgtggctccaacacttcatatcatgtttgtttcaccctcttggggcatttcatcaaacaccttgtgtgcataagaggaaccgaaagcaaacctacacccccttgtgaagcttgtgaagagaagtcgcaccaaatggctaagtgagcgtgctgaactggtatatataggggaggagctttagtcgcggttggcctggccaaccgcgactaaaggcctttgggcacctttagtcgcggttggcctggccaaccgcgactaaagcccctcacgtgcaccagctggccaccgagcgccctgggcccaggcctttggtcgcggttcgtctgccgaaccgcgactaaagacttcattagtcgcggttcctacagtttcgcgactaatggggctggacggaagcctctttttctaccagtgtatttttcttaattaattgatgaggcaaaacttttgcctccgttttgaaaaGAAAAAACGGGACATTTGCATCTGTATGGGTTGCCAAGGTAGCTAGCTGCACCCCGCATACCTGATGAGGTGAGCAACCAGGTTTAATGTTTGCTTGAGCGAATCCGGGTTTAATTTTATTGAAGTCTTGGACTCAGTAGTATACAAAGGGGGCCCGAGGCACTGGTCTGAGCTGGATCCGTCCCTGTGAGTATACCAATGTTCACGTCAATGATTTTTTCTTCTGGGTTGTCACGGTTATCTAGTGATGTACTATCAACCAATGCATTATGTTACCCAAAAAATGCATTATGTTCAACACAGTACAGGCCAATGCATTTTTGACAGGTCGGAATATATATAGTGGCCGTGTGAGTCAGTACCAATTCAAGCGCCCCTGCTGTTgcgttggtgtgattggccgacgGCATTTGGATGCATGCATGGTGCCGAAACGTCCGTGTCGATCCCCTGGTCCGcgtcaggctggtcatagtgggaagtaaTTTGAACTAGTGTCATGTATATGATGTTAGTTTATGTTACTATTTTATAGTGCAAAGTGTTATAGAAGTAGTATCATATATGATTGTATTTATTAGCTTATAGACTCAACATTTCTTgggaagcgctatgtgatggtaacatgacatattactccaaacacctctcttcttttaattaggtgccacataagcaaacttgttttAAGATGCGTTATGTTACTAGCTaaattactcccactatgactagcctcatGAACGCAAACCCCGATGACACGTTTGTGCTTAGTAATATATAAACATCGTACGTGTTTAGCCAATAATAAGCTACTTCttgcgtcccataatataaaaacgttgcGTACGATGGTTAGAGGGACTATGGTATTTCCAGCCCACCAGAAcccaagtcctggtgctcgcaattatttttagatttatttcaggatttctgacgatgcgcatttagtgggaggagacgttcccgtcgatgacgaggtgacTACAGTGACTtagtaaatttcaagatgatatgccgactcatTTTTTCAGAGATGCTTATAGTGGTAGGGTGCGCGTGTGTGTCCATAGGTacgagtgtatgcgcgtgtatatgaacgTTTACGTCTGTTAATATAAGAACGTTAGatttaaaaacgttcttatattatggaatggagggagcagCTCTTGCCCGCGTGGCCGATGAGGCGAGCACCCGAATTCAATTATACGATGGATGTTTATGCTCGACGCCGGTTATAGTGTAATCTTATTTTTTTAGAAAGAAAGGGCTGCGCCCCCTGTTCCATTTCAAAAGAAACGAAACAACCAATCCAGAGTATGTTACATCGGTAGAGCTCACGACAGACAGCAGGCACGCTGCCCGCGGTACAAGTTGAAATAAGGCAATGCAAGTCTAGAGACTAGAAATAAGAGAAGAAAACTAAACTTGCAAGCGCTAGAGCACAAAAGCACTAATGCCAAAGAGGGAGCTACAATCTACATAAGCCAAACGACCAAGTTAACAGGGGCTTTCGCGCCTCAGCCAGGATTCGGCCATAGCAACAGAGGTGGGCTTCTTGCTTTCTCCTCCAGCTTTTCCACTGCCCACTCCAGCTTGACCCTGGCATCTCCTGAGAAAAGGCACCCCCAAGTAGATAGATTTGTAGCTGTTCTCCTCCAGATAGCCTGCATACCAGGCCAACAAACATTATTGAAAACCATGTCGTTGCGAGTTTTCCAGATTGCCCACAACCCAGCCGCATGGACTGTGTTAATGGCTGCGAACCTATCCCCCCTGAGCCAGTAGGAGGAGATAGACATCATATTTATGTCCTCACTCACTCCAGTGATGGCACAGGTGGTTCTCCAGAACTCAACAGCAACCACACAAGCACTGAATAGATGAAAACAAGATTCACGTTCAGAGCAAAACACACAGGTAGGATCCCCCACCTCTTGTCTTTTGCTCAGATTATCTCTAGTCAGCAGTTTATTATTAACCAGGAGCCAGAGAAAGATTTGAATCCTCGGGGGAATTTTTAAATTCCAAACAGCAGGAGCAGTAGTAGGCAAGACTCCTCGGAAATTAATGAACTTGTAGAAGGATTTAACTGTGAATACCTTTTTGGAATTCAGATTCCACACAGGGAAGTCATCCTCATCTACTACCCGAATGGATTTGGCAATTTCTACTAGTTCAAACCAAAGAGTCATCTGCTCATGGGTAAAACACCGTCTAAACGTAAGCTTAAGGTTACAGCCGTCCCAAATATTGTTAATGGTGACGTTATGCTCATTGGCTAGGTTGTACAGCTCCCAATATTAGGTAGCCAAAGTAGCATTGCTAAACCAATGGTCCTCCCAGAATCTAGTTCTCTTGCCGTTGCCCACTTTCCAGGAGAAACCAATTTTGGCAGCTTGAGCTGCCCAAATCACTCCCTTCCAGAAGGGGGAAGCTCCGGTAGCAGAGCAAGCAAAAATATTACTATTCTGGGGATTACATTTGGAATCAATAATATTCTTCCAGATTTTGCCCTCAGAGTTGTAGTATCTGTTAATCCAAGAGGCTAAAAGAGCTAAATTTAAATCTCCTATGTCAGTAATACCAAAACCACCAAACTCTTTCCTCATATTGATAGAGTTCCAGGCCGTCAAATGATATTTGTGATGGCCCTCATAATCATCCCAAAAGCAATGAGCTAATTGGGAGTTAATGAGCTTAATGGCCCACTTAGGAAATTTAATATAGCCCATGAGGTAAGTAGGTATACTAGCTAGGCAGGCCTGGACCAAAATTAGTCTCTTGCCAAAGGAGAGCAATCTCCCTCTCCACCCAGCAGCTTTCTTGATGATCTTATCAACAGTAGGTTGAAGATCCTCTTTTCTAATTTTACTAAAATGTAAGGGGGCACCCAAGTACTTAATGGGGAAAGTGCTAATTTTACAGCCCAGAGTTTGGGCAAAAACCAAGGCCTCCCTACTGTCAATATTAATAGGGACTAGATCACATTTGTGGAAATTAATCCTCATACCGAAGATCTGCTCAAAACAAGACAGAAGCCACTTAAGGTTTTTGGCATGCTCTAGATTATTATCTAGGAAGAGaagggtgtcatcagcatattgcatgCTGACAACTCCAGCCGGGTTTGAGGGGGAAAAACACCAGCAATCAAATTTGCACCAGCAGCTTTGATCAAAATTCTAGTGAAAACGTCAGCAACTAAATTGAACAGGAGAGGGGAAATAGGGTCTCCCTGCCTAGCTCCTTTACCAGCTATGAAATATTCACTGTTAGTGTCATTTATTCTAACACCAACAGAACCTTTGCAGAGCAAGGATTCAATCTTATGCATCCAAATGGGGCCAAATCCTCTCTTCCAAAACATTTTCAGTAGGAATTCTCTACTGATCATGTCATATGCTTTTTCATAGTCAAGTTTAAAACAAAAACCAGTCATTTTATTAGTGGCAACTGCATGAACTACCTCATGGGCCGCCACTATGCTTTCAAGGATAAATCTTCCTTTAAGGAAAGCAGTCTGGTTGGGAGAaattaaaaaattgcaaacagggcCAAACCTATTGGTGGcacattttgcaaagattttaaaACTGCAGTTAATCATGGCAAGAGGCCTGAATCTATCTAGTTTAATAGCATTAGGCTCTTTGGGGACCagagtaaggagggaaaaattgagCCTATATAAATCAAGCTCTCCAGCCTCCCAATCTCTGAACAGAGCAAACAAATCATCTTTAATTAAATCCCAATATTTTTGATAAAATAAGAAAGGAAAGCCATCAGGACCAGGTGCTCCTTCAGCATATGAGCCAAAAACAGCAGCCTTAATTTCCTCCTCAGAGAAGGGTTTTTCGAGTAGATCAAAGTGCTCAGCAGATAACATGCTATCATGATCCCAAAGATAAGATAGTGTAATCTTATCTTGGAGCAGACCGTGTACTTGGGAGTTTTAATTTGCATTAGTGCACTAGTGCAGTTTCAGTGTTTAAAATCTATTTGTCACTATCAAAGTAGCGAGCCATCTCGACCGGTCAGGGCTGGGGAGGGGTGATAAGCATGTGTCGTGAATGAAGGTATGTACGTGCCCGGGTGCACGTGTACGTCATGCACCATGCATGTGAGCGCCGTGGGTGCACCCGTGCTAAGCTCATTGGATGGATGGTGCAATCGTGTGCATGTCATGGACCATGCGCCTGTGCTAAGCGGCACACAGCACCCCGTCCGGCTAGACGTCAGTAGTAGTAGTTTTTTATTTGTGCGGCTAGCAATCTCTTGCTTGATATCTTCTTCAGCTTCATGTTGATACAGATATCCTAGATATTTAAGGCGGTCTTTCTAGTCCTAGTTTTTTCATGTCGCAATCAAATTTATTTATGTTGGAGTTTTATAGTATGAAAAAGGTATCAAAATGGGTAACAGAATCAAGCCACGGAGTAGCCTCTACTTAGCTGAAATTCATTGCGAACTTGTGTGCTCGGAATACGCCGGTTCACGACCAATGCGCTAAACGACGGACCGGTCGAAGTCGGTCGtctacattttactactcctgctGCCTAGATTTCGGAAAGACGTGCAAGAACCAGGTGCCTACTCTTCCAAATGGGCGTTCTACAAACGCGAATGCGGTCTGGTCAGTCATCTCAAGCACGTACGAAACCGGCGACGTCCATCGCGCACGTTGTTCGACGTGCTGCAGCCGTGTCCGCCTCCGTCCGTCGCAAGCTGAACTGTTGATGATTGTGACCGTGACGGCAAATCTTCGGCGTGCTGGCACGTAGCACCGTTCTACGGTGCGACAATTCCATAGCCAgtccgggccggcggcgcgggccgACCTGGCCGGATCCGGTGTCCGAGATGGTCCACCGGAATTGCCTTCTCTATGGTCTCTCTCCGGCTTACGCACTCTACGTGACAGCTCCATCGGATCATCGTGGTTAACATCCCGCCATCCCCGCTGCGATCAGGAGATGCACATGTGATTCCCTAGTAAATTCATGGaggacctctttgattcaaataagtTCACATGGTTTTTGGAGTACTGGAATCCTTAGGAATATTTTCTACGTTGGTTGTCGAATTCATAGGATTAAATCCAATAAAATGTTTTTTGCGTAAGTAACCATTCATATACATCCCGACCTAGTTCTTTTGGTCGATTATTTCAAAATCTTGAGATTCGGACCTCATCCTAGGCTATTTAGGCTTGTTCCGCCCATTTTCTTTGACAACTGTGGCTATTTAGTAGCTGCAAAAAAAAAACATGGCTATTTAGGCTTGTTTCACCACCTTTTTCTTCTTGTACGGCTTGTTGAGCTGGTGCCCTCAACATAACTCATTTGCCTCGTTGGATTTCTCGTGCTCTCTTTCTGGACATGGAGTATGTGAGCTCAGGCTCACATGAGCTTGGTaacagtaaaatccaaaaaaatagtaATTTACTTTTTTTAACTAATTTTTTCCCAAGAAACATTGATGTTTTTTctaggtgcgtgcaaattttcggGAGGGAATCGCATTTGTCGCGGTGTAGGCCAaaaaaaatcgatgctccaaaaagAGTGTTTCATAGATATTTTGGTGGATCAAAATTTTAATCCACACCTCGACAAATGTGATTTCATTGGAGATTTTGCATGGGTGTAAAAAAACACTAAAGTTTATTTCCAAGTGattactttttattttttttactattgTTTGAAACGTACTGTTCATCCGAGCTCATGTGAGCTCGAGCTAACAATGGCACTTttgtctttttctttattttccctCTTCTTATTGCTTTATTAGTCTTTGAACATATTGCTTCTCTTGGATGTTGTTGTTGGTGTGGTGccttatatgtatatataaaacgGGGTAAAAGCCTTTTTGGTTTAGACCCTAGCTACCTTGGTTTGTTAAAAACAATATGGGTTCAAAATTCCGGGGGAATCCGGGGAAATTCGATTCTCAAGATTCTGAAAGATTTGGCAAAAAGAACTGGGTCCCAATTGGAAATCTCAACTCAAACATTTTGAAGAAAATCTTATTTGTGTTCTCTGTGCTGCAATCAAACATTCCAATCATGTGGTTTTTTTCTCTCCAATTCTTGCATTTTTAAAACCCTGCAAATTATAGAGGCACTCTTGGTTTAAGCATGCAAATGGGGAAGTGTGTCTCCAGGAGATTCCAAATGGTCATGATGAATTGCTAATCAGTGTATCTGTTGCTGCATTATCTTATCCTAAACCCATTCCAAAGGGTCATGATGTATTGCTAATCAGTGTATCTGTTGCTGCATTATCTTATCCTAAACCCATCAACCGTCAACTAATATGGGCCAAAACAAACTCAGCCATGACAAATTGTGGTCTGGTTGGAGAGACCTTTCCTTTTTTAGAAAGGTTGATCGGTAGCATTTTGTATGTGCATTCTGATGTAGTACTGGTAAAACATTCTTAAATGCCAACGGAATCCGAAAATACCAAATAAAGAcagagctccatggaggcctttatttgaaaacttcaaacttcaaaaatttcagttttAAAAAAGTTCTGAAAATAAATACACATATAGCTAGATACATAATTTACATGTGTGCAAATTTTCTGGTCGAAATACATTAAAATGTGAGCTACAAAAAAAGACAAATCTAGGACTTTTTAGCATATGTACTGTTCATCTTCAAAGTCTGTGATTTTACTTTTTTTGTGCAGCTCGCAATTCAAGGTGTTTCATGCTGAAAATTTTCACACATACACTTTACATCCTTGCATACATGTGTATTTTGTCAGAATTTTTTAAAACTAAAatttatgaattttgaatttttcaaaacaAAAAGGCTTCGTGAAGCTCCGTCTTCAAAATGTCCTACTCGACGGAATCATTGAATAGGGCAATCATTCATTTATTCGTCGCATGAAATACGTCCAATTGTAGAAAACCATGATGATAGGCGTATCTTTGTTTTCTGTCTGCTCAGATTTACCAGTTTATTTCCTAATTAATCCACTCATTAACTTACAAACTAATAACGCCTTCCCAAAATCAGCAACACGATTTTTGTTGCTCCAAAGGGCCCAGAAGCAGCCAAAAGAGGCAGCTCCCAGAATATTCGCTTGTGCCTTTATAAGCACCCTCGCCGTCCGTCGGACGGAGACCAGCACAGCACAGCACAGAGCAGAGGCCAGAGCACACCATGGTCTACGGCGGAGAGGACGCGCTGAGGCAACAGTACTCCATCGGCGACGAGATCGGGCGCGGCCGGTTCGGCACGGTGCGCCGGTGCCACTCCAACGCCACGGGGGAGGCGCTGGCCCTGAAGACCACGCCCAAGGCGCCGCTGCGGGACGCGCTGGACCTGGCCCTCGCGGAGCAGGAGCCCAAGCTGCACCTCCTCGTCTCCTCCCCGCCCTGCAGCCCGCACCTGGTCGCCCTCCACGCCGCCTTCGACGATGCCGACGCCGTGCACCTCGTCGTCGACCTCTGCGCCGGCGGggacctcctctccctcctctccgccCGCGGTGGCAGCCTCCCGGAGCGCGAGGCGGCCGGGCTGGCTGCGCAGCTGGCGTCCGCGCTCGCCGCGTGCCACCGCCGCGGGGTCGCGCACCGCGACGTCAAGCCCGACAATCTGCTCTTCGACGCCGCCACGGGCGCGCTCAAGCTCGCCGACTTCGGCTCCGCGGAGTGGTTCGGGGACGGGCGCCGCATGTCGGGGCTCGTCGGCACGCCGTACTACGTGGCGCCCGAGGTGGTGGCCGGCAGGGAGTACGGGGAGAAGGTGGACGTGTGGAGCGCCGGGGTGGTGCTCTACGTGATGCTCTCCGGCACCGTGCCCTTCTACGGCGCCACCGCCCCGGAGATCTTCGAGGCCGTGCTCCGCGGCAACATGCGCTTCCCGCCGCGCGCCTTCGCCGGTGTCTCGCCCGGGGCCAAGGACCTGATGCGCCGCATGCTCTGCAAGGACGTCGCGCGGAGGCTCTCCGCCGAACAAGTCCTGAGTAAGCACCAACAAAGAACTATGAGTGATCCCCTGAATCGAAAAATGCTCGTCGCCCTCGAGTTGATAGCTGACGTTTCTGGATCGGGTGGTGATTTCCGCAGGGCATCCATGGATCACGAGCTGCGGTGGACATGCGGTCGCGGGCTGAAGAAATGGATCGACCAAGGCTCCATCCATGATCCATCTGTAGATAGAAGATCTTCTGCGCAGATGAGACGACGGCTCAATTTCTGCCTCGTTGATCTCATCCTGCCAGCAAATTGGCGATGGACAAGAAGCGGTGGTGGTGCCGGAGTTCAGTTCAGTCAGTAGAAGTAGCGCTAATTCAGTCTGTGATCGTTTAaggtcgagtggtggtggtggtgaagctagAATTGCAGAAGCTTTCACCTCGCTGAGCCTGAACCTGTTTGTTCTGAATCTCTGTACTTGTAGATACAGTCTTGTTCAGTTCTAGCTGAAGAAGAAGAGGGTTAGTAACTACGTATAGTGCTTAAGTAGTCGGCAGAGTTTGTTCACAAGAACGAAAATGGAGCAAAAATACTTGCATGTTTTTGTATAATATAATTTTCCGCGTGTTGCTTCAACTTAACCTGTCATTGATTCTGCGTGCTTCCACAACACTCTTACTAGTTCGTTACCAAATGAACACCAACTAAAAAATTCAGAGGTCTCTACAAGTCTGCATGATGTGATGTCTTGTCTTCTCACGGGGCTGAACATTTGGTGAATGCCCTGCTGAGGCCAACTCCACCTCGCGACcctaaacggacgtccgttttgtcctaTTTTTGTCCCTTTGGGTAGTGATTTGGAGTCGTGTCCGGATCTGCCCTggaatgcggtggccgtgcgcccaccGCGCGGACGCATCCTTTTGCCCTATCCTATCTGCGTCTATTTTAAAAAAAGGgacgtttcaaatgccaagcctCAGTTCACGACCCCAGTTCAtcacgccggcaacaaagccagcggcctacacgactatcgccggcaacacagccagcaaccggcaacacagccagcctccaaaataaatagttgtcctcgccggcaacacagccagcggccggcaacacagccagccttcAAAGTGAATGTTTTTTCGCCGGCACACTccagcggcccagcgggcgggcggcacccatgccagcctccaaaaagaacggccacgccgATCGGACGACCTAATTCAGGCCTttggcgtcgagcatctccttctgcttggcctcgaaccaggccctcgtcttgtcgctcatcttcgacaagtccacgctcatgatcgcaagggccacctccttcgctttggtggtggcattggtggcctcgatgtcgagctgcctctgcctggccttgacgttgtcggcctcgatgtcgagctgcctttgccgggcggtCTCTTCCATGTCGAGCtacctttgccgggccgcctcctccatgtctatcttcctcttcttgcccgcctcctccatctcaagcttctgtctttggaggtctaggtattgcttcatttgctcgtccttactttgccgcttcttctcgtccctcacatccttatgtgacatcatgccatgcaaagtctcatgcaaggccatgaTTGAGGCGtcacgtatgtcgtccaccttggagttggtcttgcccctcggcctcttcaacgcctcgccatccccacctccggcgaacttggccgttttcttgcctctcttcctttgaagttcacggtattgatccttgaacttagggcaattgttgatgagcgtccaacaatgcgtaagagtgaatggcttgtcattgtgtcgggccttgaattcatccaaagattgaaatgcctacaccacatgatcaacaacaagtgaacatgcaaacatatacacggcCGAAGTATCATGTCCGTAGCAAGGAAAGGGCTAGAAAGAgaagagcataccatgtccccaacgccgagaccactcacaggccgtgcttcaacgctctcaaatgcggcacaatacttgttgcactcttgttagatgaacaaccatcttttttgaatcgaaccgatgccacggttgcttgtaatttggtagggctcaaacattttcctttcatggaatgttttgtggactgtcgtccaaaaaacaatgcccttttgttgcgcgccggtccttggatcttggctaatctccatccaacattgacaaatcaacttgtcctcatcttgtgtatatgaaccgGTGCGAATGCTTTTCCgcttcttttgtgcttccgctctttgggtgagctcgtctaTGAACAATGGAGCGCCACTAATAtcaacatcattggcttcatcttcatcttcaccttcgacatagatgtcgTCGTCTTCATGCCACAaatcaccatggtcgtagtcagcacggtcgtcggcctcCTCATTGGGCACGtactgggcgcggccatcctgactttgggtctcctcggggtcgtaggcacggccatgcccatcctggaagatcacgtcctccatgtactggttgtagaaggggtcgtccaCCGTCGGCGCTGAGGTTAGCATTCCGTCAAACAACACGCGGGGGGcggcatggtgcccgtgaacggtgcacgcgcctgctttctttgcatctcgacggacggccgcccgccgctgctggacccaggcgtgacgttgaggtcgatgacggccgcggggcgtggtgtggacggcgcgaacaagcccacgtccggcgacgccgagaaacgggtctggccgtcgtgcctgggcggaggaaagccgggcgacatgggcgcgacgcgcgacgtcggcgactggcagtgcgtaggtcgggcgaccgacgagcctgtgctcgccggaCCGACGGCCGCTGCATGGAACCCCGCCGGACGGCCCATGCCAAGTATGAggatggcgtgcgctttgttgacgaggtcctccttctcgtcggcagtggccttgcgccgcgcggcctccagctcctcgcgctgggcggcgaacttggccgcggcggcattggTCTTGACGGccgctctgttggaaatatgccctagaggcaataataaaagcattattattatatttctttgttcatgataattgtctttattcatgctataattgtgttatccggaaatcgtaatacatgtgtgaataacagacaccaacatgtccctagtaagcctctagttgactagctcgttgatcaatagatagtcatggtttcctggctatggacattggatgtcattgataacgggatcacatcattaggataatgatgtgatggacaagacccaatcctaaacatagcacaagatcgtatagttcgtttgctagagtttttgcaatgtcaaagtatctcttccttcgaccatgagatcgtataactcctggataccgtaggagtgctttgggtgtatcaaacgtcacaacgtaactgggtgactataaaggtgcactacaggtatctccgaaagtatctattgttttatatggatcgag
This window contains:
- the LOC123131265 gene encoding phosphoenolpyruvate carboxylase kinase 2, which produces MVYGGEDALRQQYSIGDEIGRGRFGTVRRCHSNATGEALALKTTPKAPLRDALDLALAEQEPKLHLLVSSPPCSPHLVALHAAFDDADAVHLVVDLCAGGDLLSLLSARGGSLPEREAAGLAAQLASALAACHRRGVAHRDVKPDNLLFDAATGALKLADFGSAEWFGDGRRMSGLVGTPYYVAPEVVAGREYGEKVDVWSAGVVLYVMLSGTVPFYGATAPEIFEAVLRGNMRFPPRAFAGVSPGAKDLMRRMLCKDVARRLSAEQVLRHPWITSCGGHAVAG